The window GCGTGTTCTATGGCTCGTACGCCGCTCGCGATTGCATCACCGGACAGCTCCTCGTCGATTCGTTAGGCCGGTATCGCCGCAGCAATCAGACCGTCGACATGGGCGCGACACTCGCTGCGCGCGAGGCGCTCAGCCACGGCACCTGTAATGATTCACTCAACAAGATCATCGGCGATCCGAATCCGAAATGGACCGGCTCGTTCCTGAACGAGGTGACGCTCCTTCGCAAGATTCGCCTCCGCGCGCTGCTCGACGGTGTTTTCGGAAACCAGATCATGAATCTGTCGACGCGCGCGCAGAACGCGGGCATTGCCAGCAACTCGAAGTCCTACGAGCGTGAGCTGTTGCCGTATGGAGATCCCCGCAAGCTGCCTCCGGGATTCAACGCGCGAACACAGGGCATCTTCGAGTACTGGATCGAGGACGGCACGTTCGTGAAGCTGCGCGAGCTCGCGGCGAGCTACACGGTCGATGCACCACCGGTGCGACGCTACTTCAAGGACGGCATCGATCTCACACTGTCGGGTCGCAACCTGTACGTCTGGACGAAGTACAGCGGCTACGATCCCGAGATCAATCTCTTCGGCACCAACGCCGGCGGCATCGGCTCGGTGCAGACGACGGCCGCCGATCGCGGCTTCGACTTCGGTGGCTACCCCATTCCGCGCACGTGGTCGTTGAGCGCGCGGTTCACATTCTGATCGCGGAGATACTCCCATGCGCATCATGAAGCAGCGCGCGGTGACGATCGCCGCGCTCATCGCGAGCGGGGGCGCGCTCACCGCGTGCACGCTCGACATTCAGAATCCCAATCAGCCGACGCAGGAGCAGGTGACGACCAGCGTCGACGGTGTGATCGCGCTCGCAACTGGTCTGCAGGGGCGATTTGCCTCTTCGTACGGCAACTTCGCCTACATGGCAGGACTTGTGACCGACGAGTTTGCGTCGACGAGCGCAGCCCTGGTCTCGATCTCCGACGCCGAGCAGGGCGCGGTCCCGAGCGGCACGGCGATCGCCGACAACGTGTTCAACTCGGTGTATCGCACCGTGCGCACGGCGGACGACCTCCTCGCCGGTTCCGTCGCGCTCGCGACGCAGTTCGACCCCGGAACACGGAGCGGCATCCGCGCCCTGGCGTACGCGCTCAAGGCTGAAGCGTTAGGCGAGGCCTTGCAGTCGTATCAGAAGATCCCGATCGCGACCTACAATATCACCGCACCGACGTACGTCGGCCGCTCGGTGGCGCTCCCGTACATCCGCGCATTGATCGATTCGGCGGCCGCCGAGATCGCCGCGACGCCGCCGAGCGCGTTTTTCAATGCGAACATTCTCACGCCCGGGGTCAGCCTCCCCGACCTGATCCAGCTCTTCCGCGCGCGGTACGCACGGATCGCGAACGACGACGCGACCGCGCTGGCCGCGGCGAACGCCGTCGCGCGCTCCGGGCCGGCAGCGCTCTCGGTGCTGACGTTCCCGTCGCCGACGGTGAACTTCTACGCCAACGTCACCGGCGGCACGAACGGCATCGCCGTGCGGCGTCAATATCGCACGTCGATGGATCCGGCCGATCTCCGCTGGCAGTACTTCGTCACACCCTCCACGACACTCAG of the Gemmatimonadaceae bacterium genome contains:
- a CDS encoding RagB/SusD family nutrient uptake outer membrane protein, with protein sequence MRIMKQRAVTIAALIASGGALTACTLDIQNPNQPTQEQVTTSVDGVIALATGLQGRFASSYGNFAYMAGLVTDEFASTSAALVSISDAEQGAVPSGTAIADNVFNSVYRTVRTADDLLAGSVALATQFDPGTRSGIRALAYALKAEALGEALQSYQKIPIATYNITAPTYVGRSVALPYIRALIDSAAAEIAATPPSAFFNANILTPGVSLPDLIQLFRARYARIANDDATALAAANAVARSGPAALSVLTFPSPTVNFYANVTGGTNGIAVRRQYRTSMDPADLRWQYFVTPSTTLSGRIGALLDPWSRYSNPQAPLPVYMPDEALLIKAEALTRQNQLPAAQAALDSVRTDCPGGRGLDDPKACLPALGSQLTQAQLITEIYAQRRYELLGTGSRWEDTRRLGAIIGPVASPNVPTSGQRCWLPYAVGDRNANPNATFTALPDPTEPSTFPASCPTT